A region of the Pseudomonas anguilliseptica genome:
CAAGCGCGTATCGAAGCGCCTTGGGACGCTGGTCAGGGCTGGTGGCTGCATGCACTGGCGCTGCCCGCGGGTTACCTCGGCTGCGTCGCTACGCCGTTTCCTTCCCCCCTGATCCGTTTCCAGTCCTTGGCCGAGCTGACGAGCAGTGCTCGGGTCGAGAGCCCCCATTACCCAGAAGTATTGTCACCCCTAAGGGAATCCACCATGGAATGCATTCAAAGTCTGCCCTCGTCCAGCGCTGCCTTTACTCTTGAGCATTTTCGCCAGCAAGGCCCGCGCGAGCTGAACGCCAACCCCTATTTGCAGCGCCAGGCTGCCCGCGAATCCAACGCGCGCTCCTACCCGCGGCGCATCCCCTTGGCGTTGCAAGAGGCCCACGGGATGTACGTGCGCGACACCCAAGGGCAGCTATTTATGGACTGCCTGGCCGGTGCCGGCACCCTGGCGCTGGGTCACAACCACCCGGTGGCCATAGCCGCCATGCGCCAGACCCTGGATGCTGGCTTGCCCCTGCATACCCTGGACTTGACCACGCCAGTCAAGGATCGCTTCGTCGAAGAACTGTTCGCCGCGCTGCCCGAAGCCTTCGCCCGCCAGGCACGCATCCAATTCTGCGGGCCGACCGGCGCCGATGGCATCGAAGCGGCACTGAAGCTGGCGCGAATCGCCACTGGACGTAAGCCGATCCTGTCCTTCTCCGGCGGCTATCACGGCATGACCCACGGCGCACTCAGCCTGATGGGCAATCTGGGACCGAAGTTGGCGCTAGGCGCGGCGATGGCCGAGGTGCAGTTCCTGCCGTATCCCTACGACTATCGCTGCCCGTTCGGCATTGGTGGCGAAGCCGGCATAGACGCTGGGCTGCACTATATCGAGCAACTGCTCAGCGACCCCGAATCCGGTGTGTTGCCACCGGCCGCCGTGGTGGTGGAGGTGGTGCAGGGGGAGGGTGGGGTGATTCCGGCCCCGGCACGCTGGCTGCAGGGCTTGCGCCAACTGACCCGCAAGCACGGCATAGTGCTGATCATCGACGAAGTGCAGACCGGCCTGGGCCGCACCGGTCGCTTGTTCGCCTTCGAGCATGCCGATATCGAGCCCGATATCCTGGTGCTATCCAAGGCCCTCGGCGGCGGCCTGCCGTTATCCGTGCTGGTCTACCGCGACGAACTGGACACCTGGAAACCCGGCGCCCATGCTGGCACCTTCCGTGGCAACCAGATGGCCATGGCGGCCGGCGCGGCAACCCTGCGCCATATCCTCAGCGAAAACCTGCCGGCGCACGCCGCCACCATGGGCGAACGCCTGATGGGCCGGCTCCGTCAGCTGCAACACGATTACCCATGCCTGGGCGATGTACGTGGCCGCGGCTTGATGGTCGGCGTGGAAATAGTCGGCGCCGCCGACGGCAGCCGTGTACCGCCGGCCGACTCGGCGCTGGCCAAAGCCATTCAGCACCAGTGCCTGTGCTTGGGCATCATCCTTGAACTGGGTGGGCGCCATGGTGCAGTGGTGCGTTTCCTGCCGCCGCTGTTGATTCAGCCCGAGGAAATCGACTTGCTGGTCGAGCGTTTCCAGCAAGCCTTGGATCAAGCTCTGGCAAAAGTGACAAGCCGGGCGCTGCATATCGCCTAGCGCTCCTGCAGTTGGCAGCTTGCATGGGCTGCCAACTGCGGCAATAAGCCAGCTTGACCACCGATGGACTGCCTGAAAATACCGCCTGTAGTGGTTTGACAGCCACAGGTTACACGACCACTCTTTCTAGTTACCTACCAGCGAGAGGCAGGATTTGTCATGAAAGGCGATAAGAAGGTCATCCAGCATCTCAACAAGATTCTCGGCAACGAACTGATTGCCATTAACCAGTACTTTCTGCATGCGCGCATGTACCAAGACTGGGGTTAGCGAAACTTGGCGAGCACGAGTATCACGAGTCCATTGACGAGATGAAACACGCTGACAAGTTGATCAAGCGCATTCTCTTTCTCGAGGGCCTGCCTAACCTACAGGATCTGGGCAAATTGATGATTGGCGAAAGCACCAAGGAAATGCTCGAGTGCGACCTCAAGCTTGAGCAACAAGCCTTGCCAGATCTGAAAGCTGCTATCGCCTATTGCGAAACTCATGCCGACTACGGCACTCGAGATCTACTCGAAGAAATCCTCGATTCGGAAGAAGAGCATATCGATTGGCTGGAAACTCAGCTGGATCTGATCGAGAAGGTTGGTCTGGAGAACTACCTACAGTCCAGCATGGGGGAATAGTCTTCCAGTCGCGGATGAGTTGTCATTGTGCAAGGGGGCAAGAGTTAGCGCTGTCTACATACAGCGTTCGTACGATTCTGTTGGAAAGTAGTTTCAGCGGCAGACAGCCCGTGAGGGTGTTCCTGCTATCGAAGTGGTCGCAAGCCACTTCAAGTTGCCTTTCCGCATTTCACTGAGCTTCCTTGCTAGTCTGAGGGTTAATTCCAGGGTTTCTGCTTTCCGCAGGCGCACCTATCCCGTGATCGGTGGCCCTTGAGGTAGGTGCTTGGCCATACACCTCAGGTTTTGCACTGTCGCGGCCAAGGTGAATTTGTCAGTCGCACCCGTCAGGTCACGCAGTCGTAAACGGTTGAGTTTCATGATCCGTTTGAGGTGGGCGAAAAGCATCTCCACATTCTTTCGTTCGCAGCGAGAGACGAGGTGCTTTGGTGTCTGGCGATACGTCGGGCCACGTCGCGGGCAGCATCATGGATGCTGCGAACGACCTTCCGATTCGGTGTGT
Encoded here:
- a CDS encoding diaminobutyrate--2-oxoglutarate transaminase, with protein sequence MECIQSLPSSSAAFTLEHFRQQGPRELNANPYLQRQAARESNARSYPRRIPLALQEAHGMYVRDTQGQLFMDCLAGAGTLALGHNHPVAIAAMRQTLDAGLPLHTLDLTTPVKDRFVEELFAALPEAFARQARIQFCGPTGADGIEAALKLARIATGRKPILSFSGGYHGMTHGALSLMGNLGPKLALGAAMAEVQFLPYPYDYRCPFGIGGEAGIDAGLHYIEQLLSDPESGVLPPAAVVVEVVQGEGGVIPAPARWLQGLRQLTRKHGIVLIIDEVQTGLGRTGRLFAFEHADIEPDILVLSKALGGGLPLSVLVYRDELDTWKPGAHAGTFRGNQMAMAAGAATLRHILSENLPAHAATMGERLMGRLRQLQHDYPCLGDVRGRGLMVGVEIVGAADGSRVPPADSALAKAIQHQCLCLGIILELGGRHGAVVRFLPPLLIQPEEIDLLVERFQQALDQALAKVTSRALHIA